The window atattttcaaaaatatatttacgtgtttcatttttatcaccCACGCAcgatatttgtttattttattttttattatttaaataattgaaaattggcatgatattttattttttttttcactgtcaaatgtaattaatctatttttttctgttttttttttgtttttgtattttaaattatttttctgtcATCTTTTTCAttgtcgtttttattttatttgtgaatttttttttcaaatcacaCAGTGTCCAACATCCTGCAGTCtagttttgtttatttaattaattttttttttcgtcaaaaattagctaaaattaaatacatttttgataaataaataaataaaattataatatttattaaatcaatgttATTGTCGATAATAAttgtatcaatttaattaatttttttctctttttccaatgtttaataaaaagtaattaaatcctatggattttttttaaccacatgaaaattataaaattgaaaaaaaaaaaaacaaaacaaatttacacaaatttccctttacaatattttattttccaattatatagattttttttttcgtaataaattaaacatttatttttccattttttaagaaaaaacaacgacaaaaaaatataataaatatatttaaaaaaaaaaaaaaaatataaaagatcgAAAGAATGattgagaaataattttcaaataaattagctaggattattataaaaaatttacaaagcatagagaaaataattgtaaaaatattgtatatagttAAATAAATGTGTACATGTAGATGTTGATGATCGGTTTACAGGAAGCCGTGACTTATCAGGACCCCGTACGAGTTCCTCTGCACGTGACCTTGACCTCGAATTTGATACACCTAGACCCCGCATCCAATCCCACCTTGGATCATCAAGTGGTTTgcatgatgaagatgaagaaatgGTTTATGATATACGTGGTCAACGTACAAATCGTCGTAATTTAGCTGATGATTTTGCAAGTGAagtatcatcaacaacacGTAAATTTAAAGCACACGCAGCAAGTTTATCATATGATACTAAAAATTCAGATGAATTACGTAAAAGTATTGAACgtaattatgatgataaatttattgatgctAAAACATCATTTGAAGAAGCTGATGCTGCATATAAACGtcgtacaaaatttttaagtgataatgatgatgaaagaaATGCTGCTATGACAAGATGGACTAAATTGccagatattgaaaaaaatttaacatcaagtGCTGCAAATAGAGCTAAACAAACTAAAGTTAGattagaaaatttagaaaatgaaaTGGAAGAAATTGCTGATAGACAAGCTAAACGTGAACGTAGAAGTGCTGCATTACGTGCATTTGTCAATGAACATTCATCAAATGGAAATGATACATTAcaagaaataat is drawn from Aphidius gifuensis isolate YNYX2018 linkage group LG3, ASM1490517v1, whole genome shotgun sequence and contains these coding sequences:
- the LOC122851435 gene encoding uncharacterized protein LOC122851435 isoform X1, with the translated sequence MSRPILSRPRTRVYGCNYDKGESYYKPMVDHLDRKYSSRPLFSEPRNSFADEIAARRSDIGSRDLSGPRTSSSARDLDLEFDTPRPRIQSHLGSSSGLHDEDEEMVYDIRGQRTNRRNLADDFASEVSSTTRKFKAHAASLSYDTKNSDELRKSIERNYDDKFIDAKTSFEEADAAYKRRTKFLSDNDDERNAAMTRWTKLPDIEKNLTSSAANRAKQTKVRLENLENEMEEIADRQAKRERRSAALRAFVNEHSSNGNDTLQEIITTKKVSKSEKHVTF